From a single Lolium rigidum isolate FL_2022 chromosome 7, APGP_CSIRO_Lrig_0.1, whole genome shotgun sequence genomic region:
- the LOC124673888 gene encoding peroxisomal 2,4-dienoyl-CoA reductase [(3E)-enoyl-CoA-producing]-like: MATDSPFRPDVVRGKAALVTGGGSGICFEIAAQLARHGASVAIMGRRREVLDKAVAALRSEGLRAVGFQGDVRKQEDAARVLASTVEHFGRLDILVNGAAGNFLASPEDLTPKGFRTVLDIDTVGTYTMSYEALKYLKKGGPGKGPSTGGLIINISATLHYTASWYQIHVSAAKAGVDSITRSLALEWGTDYDIRVNGIAPGPIGGTPGLRKLAPDEMAKGSRETMPLFKLGETRDIAMAALYLASDAGKYVNGTTLVVDGGLWLSHPRHVPKEEVKNLSKVVEQKVRASGIGVPPSKL; this comes from the exons ATGGCGACGGACTCGCCGTTCCGGCCGGACGTGGTGAGGGGCAAGGCGGCGCTGGTcaccggcggcggctccggcatctGCTTCGAGATCGCCGCCCAGCTCGCCCGCCACGGCGCCAGCGTCGCCATCATGGGCCGCCGCCGCGAGGTCCTCGACAAGGCCGTCGCCGCCCTCCGCTCCGAGGGCCTACGG GCTGTTGGATTCCAGGGAGATGTCCGCAAGCAGGAGGATGCAGCGAGGGTGCTCGCGTCGACCGTTGAGCATTTCGGCAGGCTCGACATTCTTGTCAATGGTGCAGCCGGCAACTTCCTTGCATCCCCAGAGGATTTGACTCCCAAGGGATTCCGAACAG TTCTTGACATTGACACTGTGGGCACATACACAATGAGCTATGAAGCCCTCAAGTATCTGAAAAAAGGTGGGCCTGGGAAAGGGCCCTCCACTGGGGGCCTCATCATTAACATAAGTGCGACATTGCATTACACCGCGTCTTGGTACCAAATTCATGTCTCTGCTGCTAAG GCAGGTGTTGATAGTATCACAAGATCCCTGGCTCTTGAATGGGGAACAGATTATGACATCAGGGTCAATGGTATCGCTCCGGGGCCAATCGGAGGCACTCCAGGACTAAGGAAGCTTGCACCTGATGAAATGGCCAAGGGATCAAGGGAAACAATGCCTTTATTTAAGTTGGGGGAGAcacgtgacatagcaatggccgcGCTCTATCTTGCTTCTGATGCAG GCAAATATGTAAATGGGACTACACTGGTGGTTGATGGAGGTCTCTGGTTAAGTCATCCTCGCCACGTTCccaaggaggaagtgaagaatCTCTCAAAGGTGGTCGAGCAGAAGGTTAGGGCCTCTGGTATTGGTGTACCACCCAGCAAACTGTGA